In the Ensifer adhaerens genome, one interval contains:
- a CDS encoding ABC transporter substrate-binding protein: MSIQFKTGVLALALLGSTALGAVTAKAADQEISWIYCGDTMDAVHAKYIKQWEEKNPGWKVTPEVVGWAQCQDKATTLAAAGTPVAMAYVGSRTLKEFAQNDLIVPVPMTDEEKKTYYPNIVDTVTFDDNQWGVPIAFSTKALYWNKDLFKQAGLDPEKPPKTWAEEIEYAKAIKEKTGIAGYGLPAKTFDNTMHQFMHWVYTNNGKVIDGDKIVIDSPEVLAALQAYKDITPYSVEGATAYEQNEVRAIFLDGKVGMIQSGSGAATRLKDTKVNWGVAPLPLGPEAKGEGTLLITDSLAIFKGSGVEEKAIEFAKFITSPGPQGEYELQGGAGLTPLRPSPMVDEFVKKDPYWKPFIDGISFGGPEPLFTDYKGFQNVIIEMVQSVVTGKAEPADALKKAAADLEEYK, translated from the coding sequence GTGTCTATCCAATTCAAGACAGGGGTACTCGCCCTGGCGCTGCTCGGTTCGACGGCGCTCGGCGCCGTCACCGCCAAGGCGGCCGACCAGGAGATCAGCTGGATCTACTGCGGCGACACCATGGATGCGGTTCACGCCAAGTACATCAAGCAGTGGGAAGAGAAGAACCCGGGCTGGAAGGTCACGCCGGAAGTGGTCGGCTGGGCCCAGTGCCAGGACAAGGCCACCACGCTCGCCGCTGCCGGCACGCCGGTCGCCATGGCCTATGTCGGTTCGCGTACGCTGAAGGAGTTCGCGCAGAACGACCTCATCGTTCCGGTTCCGATGACGGACGAAGAGAAGAAGACCTACTACCCCAACATCGTCGACACCGTGACCTTCGACGACAACCAGTGGGGTGTTCCGATCGCGTTCTCGACCAAGGCGCTCTACTGGAACAAGGATCTGTTCAAGCAGGCCGGCCTCGATCCGGAGAAGCCGCCGAAGACCTGGGCTGAAGAGATCGAATACGCCAAGGCGATCAAGGAAAAGACCGGCATTGCCGGCTACGGTCTTCCGGCCAAGACCTTCGACAACACGATGCACCAGTTCATGCACTGGGTATACACGAACAACGGCAAGGTGATCGACGGCGACAAGATCGTTATCGATAGCCCGGAAGTGCTTGCCGCACTCCAAGCCTACAAGGACATTACGCCCTATTCCGTCGAAGGCGCCACCGCTTACGAGCAGAACGAAGTTCGTGCCATCTTCCTCGACGGCAAGGTCGGCATGATCCAGTCGGGCTCCGGTGCCGCTACGCGCCTGAAGGACACCAAGGTCAACTGGGGCGTTGCGCCGCTGCCGCTCGGCCCTGAAGCCAAGGGCGAAGGCACGCTGCTCATCACCGACAGCCTGGCGATCTTCAAGGGTTCGGGCGTCGAGGAGAAGGCGATCGAGTTCGCCAAGTTCATCACCTCGCCCGGTCCGCAGGGCGAATATGAGCTTCAGGGCGGCGCCGGCCTGACGCCGCTGCGTCCGTCGCCGATGGTCGATGAGTTCGTCAAGAAGGATCCCTACTGGAAGCCGTTCATCGACGGCATCTCCTTTGGTGGTCCGGAGCCGCTCTTCACCGATTACAAGGGCTTCCAGAACGTCATCATCGAAATGGTCCAGTCGGTCGTGACCGGCAAGGCCGAACCGGCCGACGCCCTCAAGAAGGCGGCTGCCGACCTCGAAGAGTACAAGTAA
- a CDS encoding ABC transporter ATP-binding protein yields the protein MGQLNLNRIQKFYGNFEVLKGIDLEVKNGEFVVFVGPSGCGKSTLLRMIAGLDETSSGDILIDSKRVNDLPPVKRGIAMVFQSYALYPHMTVFENIAFPLRVEKMAEEKLKAKVEHAARILHLDQRLQQKPGMLSGGQRQRVAIGRAIVREPKIFLFDEPLSNLDAALRADMRIELAKLHRQLKATMIYVTHDQVEAMTMADRIVVLNAGQIAQTGAPLELYHKPANTFVAGFIGNPKMNFLPVTCKGVSDAGVEVDYKGQTVTIPVTSQAGLVGRTLTLGVRPEHITLGTGDLNLKVTPTVIERLGAHTVAYAAIGGEGENFCAMLPGTAAIRPEEMIQTGIQVTDCHLFDEAGIALERRVELTDIDIGVLDPAAA from the coding sequence TTGGGACAGCTCAACCTCAATCGGATTCAGAAATTCTACGGAAATTTCGAGGTGCTGAAGGGCATCGATCTCGAAGTCAAGAACGGTGAGTTCGTCGTTTTCGTCGGACCCTCCGGGTGCGGAAAGTCGACCTTGCTCAGGATGATAGCCGGTCTCGACGAGACCAGCTCAGGGGACATCCTGATCGACAGCAAGCGCGTCAACGACCTGCCGCCGGTCAAGCGTGGTATCGCGATGGTCTTCCAGTCCTACGCGCTCTATCCGCACATGACCGTCTTCGAGAACATCGCCTTTCCGCTTCGCGTGGAAAAGATGGCCGAAGAGAAGCTGAAGGCGAAGGTGGAGCATGCCGCGCGCATCCTGCACCTTGATCAGCGCCTGCAGCAAAAGCCCGGGATGCTTTCCGGCGGCCAGCGCCAGCGTGTTGCGATCGGGCGTGCGATCGTGCGCGAACCGAAGATCTTCCTCTTCGACGAGCCTTTGTCGAACCTCGACGCCGCACTCCGGGCGGACATGCGCATCGAACTGGCGAAACTGCACCGGCAATTGAAGGCAACGATGATCTACGTCACGCACGACCAGGTCGAGGCGATGACGATGGCGGACCGGATCGTCGTCCTCAATGCCGGGCAGATTGCCCAGACGGGCGCGCCGCTCGAGCTCTATCACAAGCCTGCCAATACCTTCGTTGCCGGCTTCATCGGCAATCCGAAGATGAACTTCCTCCCGGTTACCTGCAAGGGCGTCAGCGATGCCGGCGTCGAGGTCGACTACAAGGGGCAGACGGTGACCATTCCCGTCACGTCGCAAGCCGGTCTCGTCGGGCGGACGTTGACGCTCGGCGTGCGGCCGGAGCACATCACGCTCGGAACCGGAGATCTGAACCTCAAGGTGACGCCAACGGTGATCGAGCGTCTCGGCGCCCATACGGTCGCCTACGCGGCAATCGGGGGGGAAGGTGAAAACTTCTGCGCGATGTTGCCGGGAACGGCGGCGATCCGGCCGGAGGAGATGATCCAGACCGGTATCCAGGTTACCGATTGCCACCTGTTTGACGAAGCGGGAATCGCGCTTGAGCGTCGGGTGGAATTGACCGACATCGACATCGGCGTGCTCGATCCGGCAGCCGCCTGA
- a CDS encoding DUF1801 domain-containing protein encodes MATVWRHPVFVEGQLLRRLLRCHHVALEFSRGAALPDPHSVLEDTGKRRRHFKGLRPADIDAKHVARYIKMARQAVDG; translated from the coding sequence GTGGCGACTGTATGGCGGCATCCTGTTTTCGTCGAAGGACAACTTTTGCGGCGTCTTCTCCGATGTCACCATGTGGCACTGGAGTTCAGCCGGGGCGCCGCCTTGCCTGACCCGCATTCCGTTCTGGAGGACACAGGCAAGCGCCGTCGCCATTTCAAGGGCCTGCGCCCGGCGGACATCGATGCGAAGCACGTCGCGCGGTACATCAAGATGGCCCGCCAGGCGGTAGATGGGTGA
- a CDS encoding M81 family metallopeptidase has protein sequence MRIFTAALATETNTFSPICIDRRAFEASLYAPPGEHPETPTLCTAPITVGRQVCAEKGWELIEGTATWADPAGLVNRETYESLRDEILGQLRAAMPVDAVVLGLHGAMVADGYEDPEGDLLTRVREIVGPDILVCAELDPHSHLTAKRAAASNFFVYFKEFPHTDFVDRGEDLWRIAVDTLEGRVTPVMSIFDCRMIDVYPTSRDPMRSFVDKLMRIEKEDADVLSLSVIHGFMAGDVPEMGTKLLAVTNGKPEKGASLARELGLELFSHRGTFIMPQIDEKQAVDEALAATVGPVVIADVWDNPGGGTAGDATVLLEELLARGATDVAVGTIWDPMAVQICMAAGEGAEIPLRFGAKSAPGTGNPVDGTVKVVKLVRDAEMRFGESFAPFGDAAHILFDGIDIILNSTRAQSFDPSLFSVMGIDPTQKKILVIKSTNHFYASFSKIASEILYCSAGTPYPNNPARTDYKRAPKDIWPKVDNPHGTAKGAA, from the coding sequence TTGCGGATCTTCACAGCGGCGCTTGCGACCGAGACCAACACCTTCTCCCCGATCTGCATCGACCGCCGGGCCTTCGAAGCCTCGCTCTACGCACCGCCGGGAGAACACCCGGAAACGCCGACGCTTTGTACGGCACCGATCACCGTCGGCCGGCAAGTCTGCGCTGAGAAGGGCTGGGAGCTGATCGAAGGAACCGCCACCTGGGCGGATCCCGCCGGCCTCGTCAACCGGGAGACCTATGAGAGCCTGCGCGACGAAATCCTCGGCCAGCTGCGCGCTGCCATGCCCGTCGATGCCGTCGTGCTCGGCCTGCACGGCGCCATGGTCGCCGACGGCTACGAAGACCCCGAGGGCGACCTGCTCACGCGCGTGCGCGAGATCGTCGGCCCCGATATCCTCGTCTGCGCCGAACTCGACCCTCACAGCCACCTGACCGCCAAGCGCGCTGCCGCGTCGAACTTCTTCGTCTACTTCAAGGAATTTCCGCATACCGACTTCGTCGACCGCGGCGAAGATCTCTGGCGCATCGCCGTCGATACGCTCGAAGGGCGCGTCACACCCGTCATGTCGATCTTCGACTGCCGCATGATCGATGTCTACCCGACCTCGCGCGATCCGATGCGCTCCTTCGTCGACAAGCTCATGCGCATCGAGAAGGAAGATGCGGATGTGCTTTCGCTCTCCGTCATCCATGGCTTCATGGCCGGCGACGTTCCGGAAATGGGAACGAAGCTGCTCGCCGTCACCAATGGCAAGCCCGAGAAGGGTGCAAGCCTCGCTCGGGAATTGGGCCTCGAGCTCTTCTCACACCGCGGCACGTTCATCATGCCGCAGATCGACGAAAAGCAGGCCGTTGACGAAGCGCTCGCTGCGACTGTGGGGCCTGTCGTAATCGCCGATGTCTGGGACAATCCGGGCGGCGGCACCGCCGGCGACGCAACGGTGCTGCTCGAAGAGCTTCTGGCGCGTGGCGCAACCGACGTCGCAGTCGGAACGATCTGGGACCCAATGGCGGTACAGATCTGCATGGCAGCCGGCGAAGGCGCGGAGATCCCCTTGCGCTTCGGCGCCAAGTCGGCGCCCGGAACCGGCAATCCGGTCGACGGCACAGTCAAGGTGGTCAAGCTGGTACGTGACGCCGAGATGCGCTTCGGCGAGAGTTTCGCCCCGTTTGGCGACGCCGCTCACATTCTTTTCGACGGGATCGACATTATCTTGAACTCGACCCGCGCGCAGAGCTTCGACCCAAGCCTTTTCTCGGTAATGGGCATCGACCCGACCCAAAAGAAGATCCTGGTCATCAAGTCGACCAACCACTTCTACGCGTCGTTCTCGAAGATTGCGTCAGAAATCCTCTACTGCTCGGCGGGCACCCCTTACCCGAACAACCCGGCCAGAACTGACTACAAGCGCGCGCCTAAAGACATCTGGCCGAAGGTCGACAATCCGCACGGCACGGCGAAGGGCGCGGCCTGA
- a CDS encoding RidA family protein: MTIKRYGAEQVGAGGKPLPFARAVEADGWLYVSGQVAMENGEIIEGGIIPQTHKTIANVLAILTEAGYGPEHVVRCGVWLDDPRDFWTFNKIYQEYFGAHPPARACVQSSMMVDCKVEIDCVAYKPKEG, translated from the coding sequence ATGACCATCAAAAGATATGGTGCGGAACAGGTTGGTGCTGGTGGTAAGCCCTTGCCGTTTGCGCGCGCCGTCGAGGCTGACGGCTGGCTCTATGTTTCCGGCCAGGTCGCCATGGAAAATGGCGAGATCATCGAGGGCGGGATCATCCCACAGACCCACAAGACGATCGCCAACGTGCTGGCCATCCTGACTGAAGCCGGCTACGGTCCGGAGCATGTGGTTCGTTGTGGCGTCTGGCTCGACGATCCGCGGGATTTCTGGACTTTCAACAAGATCTACCAGGAGTACTTCGGTGCTCATCCGCCGGCGCGGGCCTGCGTCCAGTCGTCGATGATGGTCGATTGCAAGGTCGAGATCGACTGCGTCGCCTATAAGCCGAAGGAAGGCTGA
- a CDS encoding MurR/RpiR family transcriptional regulator, translated as MDIFATLQEEKGRLSQSENRIADILLNDFEFAVNASIIELASKADVSPPTVTRFCRRLGCDSFSDFKVQLARTAYIGMRYLKPEPKSRETGDVAQDIITKSQNALFLLHRSLDLAAIEQAVERIAAAEMIYAFGSGGNSSMIAAELQNRLFRYGLRITSSSDHSMQLMMTAAARPTDVVIGSSFSGRNAELVRAFALARELKVPTIALTQSGSPVAAAASITVPVDLPEGNNIYRPTSTRIAYLALLDILSSLVAYRVQPRATTTLRRIKQQLVTHRDGDDRQLLGD; from the coding sequence ATGGACATCTTCGCGACACTACAGGAAGAAAAAGGGCGGCTCTCCCAATCGGAAAACCGGATTGCCGACATTCTCCTGAACGATTTCGAATTCGCGGTGAACGCCTCCATCATCGAATTGGCGAGCAAGGCGGATGTCTCGCCGCCAACCGTGACCCGCTTCTGTCGGCGGCTGGGCTGCGACAGCTTCTCCGATTTCAAGGTGCAGCTCGCACGCACCGCCTATATCGGCATGCGCTATCTGAAGCCGGAGCCGAAGAGCCGCGAGACGGGCGACGTTGCTCAGGACATCATCACCAAGTCGCAGAACGCGCTGTTCCTTTTGCATCGTTCGCTTGATCTGGCCGCAATCGAGCAGGCGGTCGAGCGGATCGCGGCAGCGGAAATGATCTATGCCTTCGGTTCCGGCGGAAATTCCTCGATGATCGCTGCCGAGTTGCAGAACCGGCTCTTTCGCTACGGGCTTCGCATCACGTCCAGTTCCGATCACAGCATGCAGCTGATGATGACGGCGGCGGCGCGGCCGACCGACGTGGTCATCGGCTCGTCCTTTTCCGGCCGTAATGCCGAGCTCGTGCGCGCCTTTGCGCTCGCCCGCGAACTGAAGGTGCCGACCATTGCGCTGACGCAGAGCGGCAGTCCGGTCGCGGCCGCCGCCAGCATCACCGTTCCGGTCGATTTGCCCGAGGGTAACAACATCTACCGCCCCACCTCCACCCGCATCGCCTATCTGGCGCTGCTCGATATCCTCTCCAGCCTCGTCGCCTATCGGGTGCAGCCCCGGGCGACGACCACACTTCGGCGCATCAAACAGCAGCTGGTCACGCACCGCGACGGTGACGATCGCCAGCTTCTCGGAGACTGA
- a CDS encoding SDR family oxidoreductase encodes MTQSLAIVTGAAGDIGRAIARKLSDDHDVILLVDIDAEAAERAARALGDENRFVALACDVTDAQSVAAMAATAKGKGSVRTLVNNAGAARAVSLHDTTPEIWRMDNALNLEAAFLTFRAVEDMLKETRGSVVNIASVNGMNVFGHPAYSAAKAGLLHLTRLIAVEYGKFGIRSNAVAPGTVRTQAWEARAASNPDVFEEARRWYPLQRIVNPDDVANAVHFLAGPLAAAISGVCLPVDCGLTAGQAELARTFSQSSHY; translated from the coding sequence ATGACGCAATCCCTAGCGATCGTAACCGGCGCTGCCGGCGATATCGGCCGCGCTATCGCGCGCAAGCTTTCTGACGATCACGATGTGATCCTGCTCGTCGACATCGATGCGGAGGCGGCCGAACGGGCCGCGCGCGCGCTCGGCGACGAAAACCGTTTTGTGGCGCTCGCCTGCGACGTGACGGATGCTCAGAGCGTTGCAGCGATGGCGGCGACAGCAAAGGGCAAGGGATCGGTTCGCACGCTCGTCAACAATGCCGGCGCTGCCCGTGCCGTCAGCCTGCATGATACGACGCCTGAGATCTGGCGCATGGACAATGCGCTGAACCTCGAAGCAGCCTTCCTCACTTTTCGGGCCGTTGAGGACATGCTGAAAGAGACGCGCGGCTCGGTGGTCAACATCGCCTCGGTCAACGGCATGAACGTTTTTGGCCACCCGGCCTATAGCGCCGCAAAAGCAGGCCTCCTGCATCTGACGCGGCTCATAGCCGTGGAATACGGCAAGTTCGGCATTCGCTCGAACGCTGTGGCGCCCGGCACGGTGCGCACCCAGGCCTGGGAGGCGAGGGCGGCATCAAATCCGGATGTCTTCGAAGAGGCGCGCCGCTGGTATCCGTTGCAGCGTATCGTCAACCCGGACGATGTGGCCAATGCGGTGCATTTCCTGGCGGGGCCTCTGGCTGCGGCTATCTCGGGCGTCTGCCTGCCTGTCGACTGCGGCCTCACCGCCGGCCAGGCGGAACTCGCCCGTACGTTTTCGCAATCAAGCCACTACTGA
- a CDS encoding beta-N-acetylhexosaminidase: protein MHPVSYRLEASWQPDGGPFGRFTFTLFNFSGAPLSGFRIVYTSLTRVIDPKACDNAVFLRRNANFHEFAPPAGLTIENGESWTFTVSGLHRNARHCTDGAKSAYLTLADGRHVPVAVSDLLLENAVSEPAPVQLPEGRLDQPYALQPWPAKLELRAGSGFPVTLYPAAGAKQDDVAAVDTVLSMFRRLFPAAHAPFSLAGSRQGRPVAFTADAALAAEAYRLDFSETEIRLSYGGSAGRQYGLTSLAQLLDGARNHPGKFRFPSTGTISDAPRYGWRGCHLDVSRQFYPAADVARLIDILAWFKLNVFHWHLTDDEAWRLEIKAYPELTTHGVLRGPDEPLLPQLGNGAEPVGGFYSQADVKAIVAQATVLHVDVVPEIDIPGHSTATLVALPHLTDGQEAPESYHSVQGYPNNALNPAVAFTYEFLEKVLDEMVELFPSSYIHIGGDEVANGSWLASPLAKKLMEQEGISGTFALQSYFLKRVKQMLTARGRKLAGWNEVAHGGGVSTEDTLLMAWERPEVGIELAREGYDVVMTPGQAYYLDMAQADAWQEPGASWAGTATPAHTYGYEAEGEFPEELKPRLRGVQACIWSEHFLSRGYFNRLVFPRLPAIAEAAWTPKAAKDWQRFAAIAPLSPNL, encoded by the coding sequence ATGCACCCGGTTTCCTACCGTCTCGAGGCGTCCTGGCAGCCGGATGGCGGGCCGTTTGGCCGGTTCACCTTCACACTGTTCAATTTCTCCGGTGCGCCTCTTTCCGGCTTCAGGATCGTCTATACCTCGCTCACGCGGGTGATCGATCCCAAGGCCTGCGACAATGCCGTGTTCCTGCGCCGCAACGCCAATTTTCACGAATTCGCGCCGCCGGCCGGGCTGACGATCGAGAACGGTGAAAGCTGGACCTTCACCGTCAGCGGCCTGCATCGCAATGCACGTCATTGCACGGACGGCGCCAAGTCCGCCTATCTGACGCTCGCTGACGGCCGCCATGTGCCGGTCGCCGTCTCCGATCTCCTTCTTGAGAACGCCGTCAGCGAACCGGCGCCGGTGCAGCTTCCGGAAGGCAGGCTCGACCAGCCCTATGCGCTGCAGCCATGGCCGGCGAAGCTCGAGCTTCGTGCGGGCTCAGGTTTCCCGGTCACTCTCTATCCGGCGGCCGGTGCCAAGCAGGACGACGTTGCAGCCGTCGACACGGTCCTGTCGATGTTCCGCCGCCTGTTCCCTGCGGCGCATGCGCCATTCAGCCTTGCCGGCTCGAGGCAGGGCCGGCCGGTGGCATTCACGGCGGATGCGGCTCTGGCGGCAGAAGCCTATCGCCTGGATTTCTCAGAGACCGAAATTCGCCTCAGCTACGGCGGCAGCGCCGGCCGGCAATACGGCCTGACGAGCCTCGCGCAGTTGCTGGACGGCGCGCGCAACCACCCCGGAAAATTCCGCTTCCCGTCGACTGGCACGATCTCGGATGCGCCGCGTTATGGTTGGCGTGGCTGCCATCTCGATGTGTCCCGCCAGTTCTACCCGGCGGCCGACGTCGCACGGCTGATCGACATTCTCGCCTGGTTCAAGCTCAACGTCTTCCACTGGCATCTGACGGACGATGAAGCGTGGCGTCTGGAGATAAAGGCCTATCCGGAGCTGACGACGCACGGGGTCCTGCGCGGTCCGGATGAGCCGCTTTTGCCGCAGCTCGGCAATGGTGCCGAGCCCGTCGGCGGGTTTTACAGCCAGGCGGATGTGAAGGCGATCGTCGCGCAGGCAACGGTGCTTCATGTCGATGTGGTGCCCGAAATCGATATCCCTGGCCACAGCACGGCGACCCTGGTGGCGTTGCCGCATCTGACCGACGGTCAGGAAGCACCGGAAAGCTATCATTCGGTTCAGGGCTATCCGAACAACGCGCTCAACCCGGCCGTTGCCTTCACCTACGAGTTCCTGGAGAAGGTTCTCGACGAGATGGTCGAGCTTTTCCCAAGCTCATATATCCATATCGGCGGCGACGAGGTGGCGAACGGCTCCTGGCTCGCATCGCCGCTGGCCAAGAAGCTGATGGAGCAGGAGGGCATTTCCGGTACCTTCGCGCTGCAATCCTATTTCCTGAAGCGGGTGAAGCAGATGCTGACGGCGCGTGGCCGCAAGCTCGCCGGCTGGAACGAGGTGGCCCATGGCGGCGGTGTCTCGACCGAGGATACGCTGCTGATGGCCTGGGAGCGGCCGGAGGTCGGGATCGAGCTCGCCCGCGAAGGCTACGACGTGGTGATGACCCCCGGACAGGCTTACTACCTCGACATGGCGCAGGCCGATGCCTGGCAGGAGCCGGGCGCAAGCTGGGCCGGTACCGCAACGCCTGCCCACACCTATGGTTATGAGGCCGAAGGCGAATTTCCCGAGGAGCTGAAACCGCGCCTCAGGGGTGTTCAGGCCTGCATCTGGAGCGAACATTTCCTGTCGCGCGGCTACTTCAATCGCCTGGTTTTTCCGCGCCTTCCGGCGATCGCCGAGGCGGCCTGGACACCGAAGGCGGCGAAGGACTGGCAGCGTTTCGCGGCCATTGCGCCGCTCAGCCCCAATCTCTGA
- a CDS encoding M81 family metallopeptidase — MRIAVGGIHTECSTYSPVLMTEEDFLVLRGQALLEAEYFSFMKVEGVEHMPLLHARAVPGGPVSRPTYEAFKVEFLEKLSATLPIDGLYLAMHGAIKVDGMDDAEGDWISAARAVVGPDCPIAASYDLHGNVSQRIIDQLDIFAAYRTAPHIDTPETMTRAWSMLVSALRSGSRPGIAWVPVPVLLPGECTSTEDEPAKSLYAQLPDMDQRPGVLDANLMVGYVWADEPRATACAVVTATDRTAAKQAAEEIAAGYWAQRRNFRFGPVTGPLDEMLDIAERATTTPIILADSGDNPTGGGVGDRADVLKALLARSWRGALIAGITDRPAVEACFAAGVGETLMLKIGGSLDPASPCAEMLVEVVRLDDPGAERERQAVVRVGAIEIVIAARRRPYHDIEDFRRLGLDPQAVRLLVVKSGYLSPELAPIANPNLMALTEGVVNQGISGLASLRRQRPAYPFDQDFGFEPVARFSSRWSSDG; from the coding sequence ATGCGCATCGCCGTTGGTGGCATCCACACCGAGTGCAGCACCTATTCGCCGGTCCTGATGACGGAAGAAGATTTTCTTGTGCTGCGCGGGCAAGCGTTGCTGGAAGCAGAGTATTTCAGCTTCATGAAGGTTGAGGGCGTCGAGCACATGCCGCTGCTGCATGCGCGGGCCGTGCCCGGTGGGCCCGTGTCGCGCCCGACATACGAGGCGTTCAAGGTGGAGTTCCTTGAGAAGCTAAGCGCCACCTTGCCGATCGATGGCCTCTATCTCGCCATGCATGGCGCCATCAAGGTCGACGGCATGGATGATGCCGAAGGCGACTGGATTTCGGCGGCGCGTGCTGTCGTCGGTCCGGATTGCCCGATTGCGGCGAGCTACGACCTGCACGGCAATGTCAGCCAGAGGATTATCGATCAGCTCGATATCTTTGCCGCCTATCGCACCGCGCCGCATATCGACACGCCGGAAACCATGACTCGCGCCTGGTCGATGCTTGTCTCGGCATTGAGAAGCGGATCCCGTCCGGGTATTGCCTGGGTTCCGGTTCCCGTGCTTTTGCCCGGGGAATGCACCTCGACGGAGGACGAGCCGGCGAAGTCGCTTTATGCGCAACTGCCTGACATGGACCAACGTCCCGGCGTTCTCGACGCCAATCTGATGGTCGGTTACGTCTGGGCCGACGAGCCGCGGGCGACCGCCTGCGCGGTCGTCACCGCGACCGATAGGACAGCAGCCAAGCAGGCGGCGGAAGAGATTGCCGCCGGCTACTGGGCGCAGCGGAGAAACTTTCGCTTCGGCCCGGTGACTGGGCCGCTCGACGAAATGCTCGATATCGCCGAACGGGCGACGACGACCCCGATCATCCTTGCCGACTCGGGCGACAACCCGACGGGCGGTGGCGTCGGCGACCGTGCCGATGTGCTGAAAGCTCTGCTGGCGCGCAGTTGGCGCGGCGCCCTGATTGCCGGCATCACCGACCGGCCCGCGGTCGAAGCCTGCTTTGCCGCGGGTGTCGGTGAAACGCTGATGCTGAAGATCGGCGGCAGCCTCGACCCGGCAAGCCCATGCGCCGAGATGCTGGTCGAGGTCGTCAGGCTCGACGATCCGGGTGCTGAGCGGGAGCGGCAGGCGGTGGTGCGCGTCGGCGCCATCGAAATCGTCATTGCCGCGCGCCGCAGACCCTATCACGATATCGAGGATTTCCGGCGCCTGGGGCTCGATCCACAGGCGGTGCGGCTGCTCGTCGTCAAGTCGGGTTACCTGTCGCCGGAACTTGCGCCAATCGCCAACCCCAATCTGATGGCTTTGACCGAAGGTGTCGTCAACCAGGGCATCTCCGGCCTTGCGAGCCTGCGCCGTCAGCGGCCGGCTTACCCGTTCGATCAGGATTTTGGGTTTGAGCCTGTCGCCCGCTTCTCGTCCCGCTGGTCGAGCGACGGCTGA
- a CDS encoding MFS transporter: MTSTIFSAMRNPAMRISMLAIFLFGFAGAATSPYQSVVGINELGLSDALYSLLILLASTVNVIVSVSIGILADRVGNYRVLMSTAILFGVVGYGIVYLLPHQMSFVVSVLLLLPIYGAVYTLLFANVRSIARRMSGHDAASLTTGARAAISLAWVLVPGLVGFALAGGESMLPAYLLACVGCTVNLLIVFFSLPNEGGVDPSLGKRLSYWTSFRQILAPRIFLRVIAVATITSTLHVNSAVLPLIMTDEIGGNVTDIGIIVGIVAFLEVVFIFVWARIQLSLVPYKALALGTAIYIGYMVLLSFSTATWQIYALTLISAFGAAALITIPISYLQDLIADRPGLGSSLIAVNLFLSGGLCAGLFALGTRISNYSGTALLGGAGGLVGLVLLLALDGDRKGKRTVSREPG, translated from the coding sequence ATGACTTCCACCATTTTCAGCGCCATGCGCAACCCGGCCATGCGGATCAGCATGCTGGCGATCTTCCTGTTTGGCTTTGCGGGTGCCGCGACGTCGCCCTACCAGTCCGTCGTCGGCATCAACGAGCTGGGCCTGAGCGACGCTCTCTATTCGCTGCTGATCCTTCTCGCCTCGACGGTCAATGTTATCGTCAGCGTTTCGATCGGCATCCTGGCCGATCGTGTCGGCAACTACCGGGTGCTGATGTCGACTGCGATCCTGTTCGGCGTCGTTGGCTACGGTATCGTCTATCTGTTGCCGCATCAGATGAGTTTTGTCGTCAGCGTCTTGTTGCTGTTGCCGATCTACGGTGCGGTTTACACGCTGCTCTTTGCCAATGTCCGCAGCATTGCGCGCCGGATGAGCGGCCATGACGCCGCGTCGCTGACGACAGGGGCGCGTGCCGCCATCTCGCTCGCCTGGGTTCTCGTGCCTGGACTGGTCGGCTTTGCCCTGGCGGGCGGGGAGAGTATGCTGCCCGCCTATCTGCTTGCCTGCGTGGGCTGCACCGTCAATCTGCTGATCGTATTCTTTTCGCTGCCCAACGAAGGCGGCGTTGATCCGTCGCTTGGCAAGCGGCTTTCCTATTGGACGTCGTTCCGCCAGATCCTGGCACCGCGTATCTTCCTGCGGGTGATTGCCGTTGCGACGATCACGTCGACGCTGCACGTCAACTCCGCCGTGTTGCCGCTGATCATGACCGATGAGATCGGCGGAAACGTCACCGATATCGGCATTATCGTCGGCATCGTCGCGTTCCTGGAGGTTGTTTTCATTTTCGTCTGGGCGCGCATCCAGTTGAGCCTCGTGCCGTACAAGGCGCTGGCGTTGGGCACGGCCATCTATATCGGCTACATGGTCCTTCTCAGCTTTTCCACGGCCACCTGGCAGATCTACGCGCTAACCCTGATCAGCGCCTTTGGCGCAGCAGCGCTGATCACCATTCCGATCAGCTATTTGCAAGACCTGATCGCCGACCGTCCGGGACTGGGAAGTTCACTGATCGCGGTGAACCTGTTCCTCAGCGGCGGGCTTTGCGCGGGGCTTTTCGCGCTGGGTACGCGGATCAGTAACTATTCCGGCACGGCGCTGCTCGGCGGTGCTGGGGGGCTTGTCGGGTTGGTGCTGCTGTTGGCCCTCGACGGCGACAGAAAGGGGAAGAGGACGGTCAGCCGCGAACCGGGTTAG